The following is a genomic window from Malus sylvestris chromosome 12, drMalSylv7.2, whole genome shotgun sequence.
AAAAGCTTACTCACAACAGAGCCGGTCTTAAGGGTGTGCAAAGGATGCCACCGCACAGGAAGAAGGGCCTCTGAAATTTCTTGACATttacacatacatatacatataaatatattaatgtgCAAGAGAATCCCAAAGTTATCTGCCAGCGGTAGTGGTTTAGACTTCATACCTTTTCACCTAGGAGCGGGGATCGATTCCCTATGGTTTTGCTTTGAAATTTCGAACTTTTGCATATTATAAAATTAAGCAGACAAATTTACACAAAAACAtatggcggaaatttgcatccatccGACTTGTTTTTTGCATTAACGAAAGTATTTTagtctgacaaaaaaaaaaatattataaagaGATGTGGGATTAAGCCAAATCGTTCTTGATCATACGATAAATAGTGTGAGAAATACTCCATCGATCCAATGGATACCATAAAATTGCAGAGCTGCAATGGAGAACAACCAACTACAACTCCAGAACGTGATCCAGTtcatataaacaaataaacaaataatacaatagaagaagaaagaagacagAGACCCCCCGTCCCCACCACCAAACTGcgagagagggtgagagagagagagagagagagagagagagagagcggttGTATTCAATCAAGACGTGAAATTTAAgaaactctctctcttctctgacTACCACACCTGTCGCCTGTCGGCAGTGCAACAACTTGAGCGTGCGAGAAAGAAGGAAAGCAATCACTCACCAACTTGCTGAAATCACACGCAGCCGGCAGCTCAGCTCTCAACATCTTGTTGCTGTACAGAAGCAGCACTGCGGGTGGATGTTTGTCGGTGCATCTCAATCTGTCGATACAGCGTCCGAGTCAAGGCATTTCTGACTGAGCTCAATCTGTCGATACAGAAAAATCTGGGGCGTTTGGGGGTTTTGAATTCGTTTCGATGTTTGTCCAAGAACGCAACGGACCCAAATCCCCAAAATACTCTCACTCCAACTCCAGAGCGTCGCTTTCCTTCGCTCCGAATCTCGATTTCTCCTCATGGGTTTCCGAGAATCTGTACAAAATCGTCACCGTCGTGCTTCTGATCGCCACCGTCGCCGCCCTCTTCGTCCTCCGTAACATCGGTGACACCGCCGCCTTGCTCTGCTTCGAGACCCAGGCTCAGAACCTCGAGAAGATTCGGATGCCCCAGCTCGAATCCACCGTCAAGACCATCTCCGACACGTCGTCTCCCTACGCCAGCTTCCGATCTGAGAAGTGGGTTGTCGTTTCCGTCTCCGATTACCCGTCTGACTCGCTCAAGAAGCTCGTGAAGCTCAAGGGGTGGCAGGTCCTGGCGATTGGGAACTCCAAAACGCCGTCGGATTGGAGCCTCAAAGGTGCTATCTTTCTGTCCCTTGAACAACAAGCTCAattgggttttagggttttggagtaCTTGCCTTATGATTCTTATGTTAGGAAGAGTGTGGGATACTTGTTTGCGATCCAGCACGGGGCGAAGAAGATCTTCGACGCTGATGATCGCGGAGAGGTGATTGGTGATGATTTGGGTAAACATTTTGATGTGGAATTGATTGGTGAGGGTGCTAGGCAAGAGACTATATTGCAGTATAGCCATGAGAATCCCAACAGGACCATTGTGAACCCGTATATTCATTTCGGGCAACGCTCTGTGTGGCCGAGAGGTTTGCCATTGGAGAATGTTGGTGAGCTTGGCCATGAAGAGTTCTACACTGAGGTTTTTGGTGGAAAGCAGTTTATACAACAGGGTATATCCAATGGACTTCCTGATGTCGATTCTGTGTTTTATTTTACACGAAAATCAGGTTTGGAAGCGTTTGATATCAGGTTTGATGACCATGCCCCAAAAGTGGCATTGCCGCAGGGGACGATGGTGCCTGTTAACTCTTTCAATACAATTTACCATTCGTCGGCATTTTGGGGTTTGATGCTTCCTGTTTCTGTTAGCACAATGGCTTCTGATATATTAAGGGGTTACTGGGGGCAAAGGCTTTTGTGGGAAATAggtggatatgttgtagtttaTCCCCCAACTGTTCATCGGTATGATAGAATTCAGGCATACCCCTTTTCTGAAGAGAAAGATCTTCATGTTAATGTAGgacgtttgatcaaatttttggTTTCATGGAGATCGGGTAAGCATAGGTTGTTTGAAAAGATTTTGGAGTTAAGTTTTGTCATGGCAGAAGAGGGGTTTTGGACTGAGAAGGATCTGAAGTTTACCGCTGCTTGGCTTCATGACTTAATTGCTGTAGGGTATCAGCAGCCTAGATTAATGTCATTGGAATTGGATCGGCCACGGGCAAATATTGGTCATGGGGATACAAAAGAGTTTGTCCCGCAAAAATTTCCATCAGTTCATCTTGGAGTTGAGGAAACAGGAACAGTGAACTATGAAATTGGAAATTTGATTAGATGGAGGAAGAATTTTGGGAATGTTGTGCTTATCATGTTTTGCAGTGGACCTGTGGAACGTACTGCTTTGGAATGGAGATTGCTTTATGGGCGGATATTTAAAACTGTGATCATTTTGTCTGATCTAAAGAACACCGATCTTGCtgttgaagaaggaaaattGGAGAATGTATATAAGTAAGTTGTTTTTCTCATGAATTTGAACCTCATCTTGCTTATATCACTTCTATTAGATTACATTGTTGGCTTTCAATCATGTTGAATTGTTTAGTTCCACTTCCTATATTCTTCTGGGTAGGTGGGGAGTAAGGATTAAGAAGAGAAGGGGATGCGTGGTAATCAATTGAAACTTGTTTTGATTTAGATACATTAATCCAAGGATTAGGTTAGATACATGTTTAAGTGATATACAAATTGTGGACATAtgagttttctatttttaaaggttttgattgattgttgcAAGAACAACTGGGATAAACCATCTTGATATAGTTGTATTGGAATTCTCATGGTTAAGACTTGTTAGGCATAGTAGTAGATGAGAATAGGAGCTTAAATGTGCAGTTAAAAGTAAAAGTAGGGCATCTTTTGAGACATGCAATTTTATATAACCGGACGCATTTGTGTTAACATTGGAAATTTACTTGTATGAAATTATATAGTGGCATCAGTGACCTAGCTAAGTTACACGAG
Proteins encoded in this region:
- the LOC126593732 gene encoding probable glycosyltransferase STELLO2 — its product is MFVQERNGPKSPKYSHSNSRASLSFAPNLDFSSWVSENLYKIVTVVLLIATVAALFVLRNIGDTAALLCFETQAQNLEKIRMPQLESTVKTISDTSSPYASFRSEKWVVVSVSDYPSDSLKKLVKLKGWQVLAIGNSKTPSDWSLKGAIFLSLEQQAQLGFRVLEYLPYDSYVRKSVGYLFAIQHGAKKIFDADDRGEVIGDDLGKHFDVELIGEGARQETILQYSHENPNRTIVNPYIHFGQRSVWPRGLPLENVGELGHEEFYTEVFGGKQFIQQGISNGLPDVDSVFYFTRKSGLEAFDIRFDDHAPKVALPQGTMVPVNSFNTIYHSSAFWGLMLPVSVSTMASDILRGYWGQRLLWEIGGYVVVYPPTVHRYDRIQAYPFSEEKDLHVNVGRLIKFLVSWRSGKHRLFEKILELSFVMAEEGFWTEKDLKFTAAWLHDLIAVGYQQPRLMSLELDRPRANIGHGDTKEFVPQKFPSVHLGVEETGTVNYEIGNLIRWRKNFGNVVLIMFCSGPVERTALEWRLLYGRIFKTVIILSDLKNTDLAVEEGKLENVYKYMPKIFDRYSGADGFLFLQDNTILNYWNLLQADKTKLWITNEVPKSWSTVSTKDNSEEWFSKQAGMVKKVVSMMPVHFQVSYKNSVTSRKSVTLCSSEVFYIPRRFVADFVDLVNLVGNLEIHYKVAIPMFFQALDSPQNFDSVLSTMIYEEQLPSTNSSSLYSAKVPAVHPWSVTSEQEFIKLIRVMAEGDPLLMELV